A single genomic interval of Longimicrobium sp. harbors:
- a CDS encoding polysaccharide deacetylase family protein: protein MLLRSARTLLLAVLLATGCATAPAPSAPRPSTGIPVLTWHNLKDHLTEGDGSMTESYASFEAMLRFLRENGFRSVFPEAAGTPGGRPVILTFDDGHRESALGAAALLERYGFRGIFFVIPNRTRAEPGNFLSPDDLVRLSRAGHRIAPHGYDHRSMATSVTEVAATLARSAGMTGESARTAPSVLDFAFPFGHYLPEVAEAVGQRFRYLHTVNPGYWDGRSALLPRMLIMPAVDPALFRDYVLGGADYRPILEPLFADGAVAETVSFTARGAPVPDSIQIFAISADAEGRSYTIRPLGENLRINGDTVTVALGAHMRRYHGPGREVISYALVTRRDGRLRYLSPGVLNWIRDPGAPR from the coding sequence ATGCTGCTACGCTCCGCCCGCACCCTGCTGCTCGCCGTCCTCCTCGCCACCGGGTGCGCGACGGCCCCGGCGCCCTCCGCCCCGCGGCCGAGCACCGGGATCCCGGTGCTCACCTGGCACAACCTCAAGGACCATCTCACCGAGGGCGACGGCTCCATGACCGAGTCGTACGCGAGCTTCGAGGCGATGCTCCGCTTCCTCAGGGAGAACGGCTTCCGCTCCGTCTTCCCGGAAGCGGCGGGCACGCCCGGAGGGCGCCCGGTGATCCTGACCTTCGACGACGGCCACCGCGAATCCGCGCTGGGAGCCGCCGCCCTGCTGGAGCGCTACGGCTTCCGCGGCATCTTCTTCGTCATCCCGAACCGCACCCGCGCCGAGCCAGGCAACTTCCTCTCGCCCGACGATCTCGTGCGCCTATCGCGCGCCGGCCACCGCATCGCGCCGCACGGCTACGACCACCGCAGCATGGCCACGTCGGTCACCGAGGTCGCCGCGACCCTCGCCCGCTCAGCAGGCATGACGGGGGAGAGCGCGCGCACGGCGCCCTCCGTGCTGGACTTCGCCTTCCCCTTCGGCCACTACCTCCCCGAAGTGGCCGAAGCGGTCGGGCAGCGCTTCCGCTACCTGCACACGGTCAACCCCGGCTACTGGGACGGCCGTTCGGCGCTCCTTCCGCGCATGCTGATCATGCCCGCCGTGGACCCCGCGCTCTTTCGCGACTACGTGCTCGGCGGCGCGGACTACCGCCCGATCCTGGAGCCGCTCTTCGCCGACGGCGCCGTCGCGGAGACCGTCTCCTTCACCGCGCGCGGCGCCCCGGTCCCCGACAGCATCCAGATCTTCGCCATCTCCGCCGATGCGGAGGGCCGCAGCTACACCATCCGCCCCCTCGGCGAGAACCTGCGCATCAACGGCGACACGGTGACGGTGGCCCTGGGCGCGCACATGCGGCGCTACCACGGCCCCGGCCGCGAAGTCATCAGCTACGCCCTGGTCACCCGACGCGATGGACGTCTGCGGTACCTGAGCCCCGGCGTCCTCAACTGGATCCGCGACCCCGGCGCGCCTCGCTAA